Below is a genomic region from Gasterosteus aculeatus chromosome 2, fGasAcu3.hap1.1, whole genome shotgun sequence.
AGGTGGTCGCTACGATGACCCTACAGAGCATAGCCGGTCGCAAACTCTTTCAGGCGGTCTCGAAGATGAAGGAGACGCAGAAGCGTCAGCAGGACAGAAGGCCGAGATGAAGGCCGGCGAGGTGGAcgcggaggaaggagagaaaactGTCCACAATGAATTTACTGAGGAAGCGGAGCGTTCTCACCCTGCAGAGTTTAAGTAAGGAGTTGtgagggaaaacacacacacacacacacacttatagtTGTAGTTTTGTTTAATGTGGGTTTAATGTTTGTCTTCATTCTCATCTCATTTTCAGGGTGGACAACAATCACCTGCTTCTTCTCATGATTCACGTATTCAGAGAGAACGAGGAGCAGCTCTTCAAGGTGAAGACCGACCGACTTGTTTTTTGGggaggttttattttaaaaaaacatccttcGGTCTAtgtgaatatttgaaatgtacaTATTAACATTTGGAGAAGTAAGGCAGCACAATGCCGTGGTCTTTTGTTCTTATTCTCTTACCAGGCCTGTTTTCAATCTTTGACAGGACAGAAGTGGTTTTGGAGACTGTTGCTTAGTGGAAGTGTTGAAAGACTCTTGTTTGCCAATTTCCTTGTAACTGCTTTTACTCAGGTTCTAGGGATATAGCGGTCTGGTTTAAAAATCCCCACTTTTATCAtgcataaagaaagaaaaatgtagatGTATTACAATTTGCCATTCGCTTAATTGCCTGAATAATTCCAAATGAATTAAGAGTTCACTAGTCTGTAATAATTGATGAGCAACACAGATGAATTGTGGAtgtttgcctgtgtgttttcagatggTGAGGATGAGCACGGGTCACATGGAGGGGGACCTGCAGCCCCTCTACCTGCTGCTGACTGACTGTTACATCTACCTGCTTAGGAAAGGTAAGTGCGTGAATGGCCAGCATGTACGAATGAGAGTTTCTTCAGGTGTTCTTTAGGCAGAAACTGCTCCAGGTTGTGCTCGGCACACGTATTGGTTGTAATTACGTTTTCCCTCCACAGGTGCAGCAGAGAAACCGTACACAGTGGAAGATGCCATTTCCTATAACGAGCTGGACTACCTTTCAGTAAGTGTCCTCTGCAAATGGATTTTCTGTTGTCCAACATGGGTCCGTGTCTAGAGCCACTGTTATTTACACACGGCTTGTCTTTTTTGCCTCATTGGATTCACATGCTGGGGGCTTTCTACAAGGATATGTAGTAGGCAGTCAGTGGGGGAAAAGTAGCCAGCTGATGACAGCCCACGCgtctgtacacaaacacaaccatgGAGGGAATGTGGGGGCGGGGCTAAACAATGCATATTTCTCACATATTTCTGAAGCGTACGCTTGTAGTTGTCAAAGGTACATTCATAGTTATTTGCTACTTGTTAATTAAAACTGTTGTATTATATTCATCTTTTGTTCTAATATATTTGCTATCTAGCAAGCTATCCTGTGATTATGGAAAAGCTCTGCATGGTCCAAAATGTGGTCCATGTAGAGttaataacaatatatttatgAGCTACGTAGACTATAGCCAGATGGGACAGCTGGCTGGTAGAACCATGTTCGTTCACCGTCCGATAGATCAGCTGCaatgcttgtttttctttaggTGGGCCTTGACCAACAGACAGTGGCGGTGGTTTGCACCAACAGACGGAGGAAATTTCTGTTGGACACCGCTGATGCCTCTCTGACTCTGTGAGTGGACCAATCTcttccttcctgtttcctcgAGCAGTGTGCAACCCGTTGTCCCCGTGCAAAGAGCCGGCATGCACACCTCCAAAATCACAACTTTACTCTATACATGTTTACGTGGTGCACTGTGATGCACACGCGGCACTTTGTTCAACTTATCTACTCTGCCCTTCTTCACTTGCAGGTGGTTCCTGTCTGTCCTCGAATCGGCCATGGTGAAGGGCTGTCGGGAGCCTCCTTACCCCTCTGTGCTGACTGACGCTACCATGGAGAAACTGTCCCTCACCAAGTTTGTCTCCCAGGAGTCTCAGTGTGAGGTACAGACACGATAAGCTTCTCACACGCCGTATCGGCTCGTTCTTACAGGTCGGCTCTTTGAAAAAGAATGATACAAACATGTTACTCATCAAAGGGAAACTCACTGTTGTGATTTGTGACACAAGTGATCTCAAATCAAAGCTAGTGTGTGGCAGACTATAACACTCTATTACTCTCTATTTCTATATACCACGGGTGGGTAAAAATCCATatcaaatatgtaaaaatattactttttaaaattgcatCACAACAATGATATGATAATGTCTTCCTCGAAGTTTAAAATATATCATTTACACTACTTTATTGTATTAAGTTTGGGGAGTCCCGTATGATAAGATTATCTTTTACTCTGACATACGGGGTAAACTAACACTTTCTCGTTTCTCCAGGTGTGCGAAGTGTCTATCCAACTGTATTCACTGGTCCACTGGGAGGATCCTATGGACATGGCTTTGTCACCCCAGGGTGGCCCACCGATCTCGGGCCTGTCTGCCAGCACCAAGGAGGGGGCTCTGCAGTACCGGGCTGGAAGCACCTACCTGGGCAGAGAGGTGTGGAAAAGCTGCTACCTCGTTCTCAGGTATTTACAGGTCACGCACGCACGCCACCATCCCGCTCCGCTCCGATCAATATGTTCATTGAGGTCGACCGGGTTCCATCATCCTGTTACTTACTGTCTACTActgtcttttttattgtatACCAACCACGTGTGTTCTGATTCAGATTGATTGATTAGGTGAATATTATCTTTTCTTGCAGTAAGGGGATCCTGTACCTGTATGCAGAACGAACCGACGTGACCCCTGTGCTGTCAGTCACCATGGGGTGAGCTTCAACCGGCTGACGTTTTGACCCGTCATTGCAGGACATTGCAGGATGTTGATGTGTTTTCATGCCCGACAGAGGAGGGCACTGTGGCGGTTGCCGTCGCTCAAACAGCTCAGAGCGTCCGCACGCCTTCCACGTCATCCTGACGGAGCGGCCGGCCCTGGAGCTTTGCGCCAACAATGAGCAGGACATGGCCGAgtggatgctgctgctctgccagTCCGTCTCCAAAGGGGTAACGAGTTACATGCCGCCTACTCACAGGCTTTTGTCCGTCTGCTCATTAGTACACCAGTTGGTTTATGATCAATCCTCAATGAGCATTTCTACCCACCGGCCTTAAATTACGTCAAACCTTTTTAATACTACATTCATTATAAAGGTCTGATTGACATAATAGCCACTATTCTTGCAGGTCATCCCTCAGGGTGTGGCCCCCGCTCCGTGTATCCCGTGTTGCCTGGTGATGACGGACAGGAAGCTGCTTACCTGCCATCAGGACTGTCAGACCAGCTTCTTCCGTTCGCTCGGCAGCGCCGATatctgtgatgtcacttccgtCAGCGTGGAGGCCAACAAGGAGTACTGTGTCATTGTGAGTGGCCATTTCATAACCTCTCTTGGTGTTGTTCCAATGTATGGCTTTATGTTAGACTTAAACTAGTTGatttatgttatatgagatatatatatgatatcaaaacacttttatatatgtatgtattgacTATCAAGTTGTTATTAAGTTCCCTTGTGTTTGCAGGAACATGCTTTTGATTACAGATGCATtacatcaaatatatatatatatcatctattttatgatttattaCAGAATTGTTCTCCACTGAATGTCAAATGGGAGGATTTTAGAAAGATTACTCGCCCGATCCAGATCAAAGTATTCTGGATAATCCTCTTGTCTTGACAAAGATGTTTGATCATGTACCCGTTTCTCCGTAATATGATATTTCCAGTCTGAAATGGGCTTCATAACCTTATAAGACATCCGTCAAACAAACTGCTGACTCTGGTATGAAATAGCTTTCAGATAAAAGGAGATCAAGAGTACAACCTGTTGGGCCTCATGTTTAATTCATCTCTAGTTAAACTTTGTCATAAAAGGGCCTTCCTCCACATCATTATATTTTGTAACGAGTAAATCGAGACGTATAATTGGTATTAATCGACGGCCTTGCTTGCAACCATGAGAACAGTATGACATTACTGAATTGACATTGTCTGTTAGTCACATGTAGAGCAGCTTTAGTTTTACCTTCAGTATGTCCTTATTGTATTGACGGCACAGGAGGTTCTTGAGTTCTTACAGCCTTAGCAAAATGTTTGTTGGATCTAAAGGCGTTAACATTGAACAGTAGTCCTGGTGTAATTGTCCCACGTGCCCCTCTGTAGGAGTTTGCAACGGATCGGTCCCAGTTCCTCCCCCCATGGGTGTTGTACTTCAGCGGCTGTGGAGAGCGAGATCGACTGCTGAAGGCGTTGGACGACACGTGGAAGGCCGTTTACCAGGTGGGAGGATAATCACACCAGTCTCTATTGCGGTTGAATAATATTGCGATATTTGGCAACCCAGAGATCTTCGCATTCCACGTATTCATTAAATGCTGCTAATGTCAAACCCGTGTTTATGTCCTCACTATACACAGGTGGATCTTCCCCACAGAGAAGTGTTGGACGTGTCCGTGCAGAAGCGCTGTGGGGAGGCCCTCGCCCTGATGACTAGCGCTTGGCAGAGGGCGGACAGTCTGGCCCGGGGCAGAGCCCAGCGTGAGCCCTGGTGCtgacagacacgcacagacgcacacacacacacgcgtacactaAGCTGTGGTTGGCCAATAGGAGGGACTATTGGGTAAACAGTCTTCTATGGCTCCAGGATACGCAGAGTAACTTCAGTCGGTGGGACTGTAAACTGAGCTGAAAATCAGACGAGGTTAGTGGTTCGATGCACTACAGCACAAGCATGTGAAGCTCCTCTGATTCACTGATGAAATGTTTCTATCAGAGAAGCATCCGGCAGAATCGGTAATGCATACGGCACAGCGCAACAGCAAGATATTCTGGCTTCAAGTGatataaatcaatatttaacaGACAATAGAGATTTGCATTAGATTCTAATGACACATTGGAATTATTCCTTTTAGAGAGCTTCTTAAGAAACAGCAGTTCTGTGCCATCCGTGTAGATAAAGCCCTGTAGGAAATGCAAAGACTTTGACGCCCGCCACCATTACGATTCTTACATCCTGCTGAAATTTGGGAACTTTGGGAATTCTGCCAGCACAAAGTAAACCTTGACTTTGAGGCTTGAAcgggaaaaaaacccacacatttACTGCATTGAGGAAGCTaagcggcgggggagggggggggggacaaggaccCGTAACCAGCAGCTTCCCTGCACAGTGACTTAGAAACAAACCAATCCGATGCACGTCAGGAGCAGTTGATGCCTGTGCGCTACGTGG
It encodes:
- the plekhm2 gene encoding pleckstrin homology domain-containing family M member 2 isoform X2, which gives rise to MDQLKVKDRILENISLSVKKLQSYFAACEDETPAIRNHDRVLQRLCEHLDHALLYGLQDISSGYWVLVLHFTRREAVRQIDELQHIATNLGRSRAWLYLALSESSLESYLRLFQENQALLQKYYFKNALVCSHDHLTLFLTLVSGLEFIRFDLELDVPYLDVAPYMPEYYKPQNLLDFEERLPSSDSLSLHSFTSLTSTNLEWDDSAIAPSSEEGDLTDQASCPRSSGSDPQTVVSDTALLPAGAVQARAAAPLAPHSPTHRHNPFNEDSDTNTSADVTPVHLASCYSAESACNELEVIRMARRRRTSKKRRGKGSTDSISSLHNSVSSEHLETDNRRMSSEDMDSLNGAVIQPDAEGELGRSRVGSEVVEEGEEEEEGAEGLLRLPEMTDTSMEAVGQPLREVMDRLNGALEIEEVWERRGEGEKRGSDCNRGPEPPTRQPFREKSEGEPPDPAAGETSVFLQAAAEPAELRCFTPNSSDSPPSGGRYDDPTEHSRSQTLSGGLEDEGDAEASAGQKAEMKAGEVDAEEGEKTVHNEFTEEAERSHPAEFKVDNNHLLLLMIHVFRENEEQLFKMVRMSTGHMEGDLQPLYLLLTDCYIYLLRKGAAEKPYTVEDAISYNELDYLSVGLDQQTVAVVCTNRRRKFLLDTADASLTLWFLSVLESAMVKGCREPPYPSVLTDATMEKLSLTKFVSQESQCEVCEVSIQLYSLVHWEDPMDMALSPQGGPPISGLSASTKEGALQYRAGSTYLGREVWKSCYLVLSKGILYLYAERTDVTPVLSVTMGGGHCGGCRRSNSSERPHAFHVILTERPALELCANNEQDMAEWMLLLCQSVSKGVIPQGVAPAPCIPCCLVMTDRKLLTCHQDCQTSFFRSLGSADICDVTSVSVEANKEYCVIEFATDRSQFLPPWVLYFSGCGERDRLLKALDDTWKAVYQVDLPHREVLDVSVQKRCGEALALMTSAWQRADSLARGRAQREPWC